In a single window of the Olivibacter sp. SDN3 genome:
- a CDS encoding RNA polymerase sigma factor produces MDQKEQILWQNFVEGKQASFEQLYDCYLESLFAFGFRYHRDADLIRDCIHDLFVDLYHYRARLATIVNVKSYLFVSLKRKIIKRLKDFYPRNIELTEIYNLDIAWQEDGSTGLSDEELRLFHKLQQVMSILPMRQREAIILKFNDELRYEEIAEIMMISVATCRTLVYRGIKQLRLALEEVKLPLLFLLLSVSAEKCKRRIS; encoded by the coding sequence ATGGATCAGAAGGAACAGATACTGTGGCAAAATTTTGTAGAAGGCAAACAGGCGTCTTTTGAACAGTTATACGATTGCTACCTAGAATCGCTGTTTGCTTTTGGTTTTAGATATCATCGCGATGCCGATCTTATAAGAGATTGTATTCATGATCTATTTGTGGATTTATATCATTATAGGGCCAGGTTAGCTACAATTGTTAATGTGAAATCTTACCTGTTTGTCTCTTTAAAAAGAAAGATCATCAAACGGCTGAAAGATTTCTATCCAAGAAATATTGAGCTTACGGAAATCTATAATCTCGATATAGCATGGCAGGAAGATGGTTCCACTGGATTATCAGATGAAGAACTCAGACTGTTTCATAAGTTACAGCAGGTCATGTCTATACTGCCAATGAGACAGCGGGAAGCTATAATACTCAAATTTAATGATGAACTGCGTTATGAAGAGATTGCGGAAATAATGATGATTTCTGTAGCTACCTGTCGTACCTTGGTTTATCGGGGGATCAAGCAACTTCGCCTAGCGTTGGAAGAAGTTAAACTACCGCTACTATTCCTATTATTATCCGTATCCGCCGAAAAGTGCAAAAGAAGGATTAGCTAA
- a CDS encoding RagB/SusD family nutrient uptake outer membrane protein encodes MKKLRFILSVTMGFLILLASCSKDFLEKKPLGVADEELLANKSGVNALLIGAYSLLDGVGSGFTFGSSASNWIYGSVVSDDAYKGSDVGDQAQITTIERYVSQPDISVFNEKWITVYDGVARSNDVLKLIAQVDDMSEEEIHQATAEARFLRAWYHFEAKKMWNMVPYVDEHVTDYLNLPNDQDIWPMIEADLEYAVENLSPTKADVARASSWTAKAFLGKVHMYQSDYDAAKLLLDDVINNGPYELVENFHDNFKIATENNSESVFEVQMSVGDGGSGQNGFWGDNLNFPYGSGPGGCCGFFQPSQNLVNAFKTDENGLPLLDTFNDEDVTNDEGLASSAPFEPHTGNLDPRLDWSVGRRGIPFLNWGIHPGANWIRDQSFAGPYTFKKFFASDGDNAGAESPRANANNYRALRYADVLLMRAEIAVEEGDLSMALDIVNQIRRRAANELVTTDDGDPAANYVVNEYPSFPDQTYARKAVRFERRLELALEGHRFFDLVRWGAAAETLNTYLEKERQKRTYLQGASFTQGQNEYFPIPQTQIDIMGADVLKQNQ; translated from the coding sequence ATGAAAAAATTAAGATTTATACTGTCTGTAACTATGGGTTTTCTAATACTTCTAGCATCCTGTAGTAAAGATTTTTTAGAGAAAAAGCCACTGGGAGTGGCTGATGAAGAATTGTTGGCCAATAAGTCGGGCGTCAATGCCCTGTTGATTGGAGCTTATAGTTTGTTGGATGGCGTAGGTTCCGGTTTTACGTTTGGCTCGTCAGCTAGTAATTGGATATATGGCTCAGTAGTTTCAGATGATGCCTATAAGGGGAGTGATGTTGGAGATCAGGCGCAGATTACTACTATAGAACGTTATGTAAGTCAGCCCGACATCAGTGTGTTTAATGAGAAATGGATTACGGTGTATGATGGTGTGGCCCGATCCAATGATGTTCTAAAATTGATAGCTCAGGTTGACGATATGTCGGAAGAAGAGATACATCAAGCTACTGCCGAAGCACGTTTCCTTCGTGCATGGTACCATTTCGAAGCAAAAAAAATGTGGAATATGGTGCCTTACGTAGATGAGCATGTGACCGATTATTTGAATCTGCCTAATGATCAGGATATCTGGCCAATGATTGAAGCTGACTTGGAATATGCTGTGGAAAATCTCTCGCCTACAAAGGCCGATGTTGCAAGAGCCAGCAGTTGGACGGCAAAAGCTTTTCTGGGTAAAGTGCATATGTACCAAAGCGATTACGATGCAGCAAAGCTCCTATTGGACGATGTGATTAACAACGGGCCATACGAACTGGTAGAAAACTTTCATGATAATTTTAAAATTGCTACAGAAAACAACAGTGAATCGGTATTTGAAGTACAGATGTCGGTAGGTGATGGCGGCAGCGGGCAAAATGGTTTTTGGGGAGATAATTTGAATTTTCCCTATGGATCTGGACCCGGCGGTTGCTGCGGTTTTTTCCAGCCTTCCCAAAATCTTGTAAATGCTTTTAAAACAGATGAAAATGGACTGCCTTTATTGGATACCTTTAATGATGAAGATGTTACAAATGATGAAGGTTTGGCTTCCTCCGCTCCTTTTGAGCCGCATACCGGTAATCTTGATCCTCGCCTGGATTGGTCGGTAGGACGCCGCGGAATACCTTTTCTTAACTGGGGAATACACCCCGGCGCAAACTGGATTCGGGATCAGAGTTTTGCAGGGCCATATACTTTTAAGAAGTTTTTTGCCAGTGATGGAGACAATGCCGGAGCAGAGTCGCCGCGCGCAAATGCGAACAATTACCGGGCTTTACGTTATGCCGACGTTTTATTGATGCGTGCTGAAATTGCGGTGGAAGAAGGCGATTTAAGTATGGCTTTGGATATTGTTAACCAAATCAGAAGACGTGCAGCCAATGAGCTTGTAACTACGGATGACGGTGACCCGGCAGCTAATTATGTCGTGAATGAGTACCCGTCATTTCCCGACCAGACCTATGCGCGGAAGGCCGTGCGTTTTGAACGTCGTTTGGAACTGGCGCTCGAAGGGCACCGTTTCTTCGATTTAGTGAGATGGGGGGCTGCTGCTGAAACCTTAAATACTTACCTTGAAAAAGAAAGACAGAAACGTACTTATCTGCAGGGAGCAAGTTTTACGCAGGGGCAGAATGAATACTTCCCTATTCCACAGACGCAGATTGATATTATGGGTGCAGATGTGCTCAAACAAAATCAATAA
- a CDS encoding TonB-dependent receptor, which translates to MKKKQIHLKTSIGILVALLVFLYCPILAKGITVNNLNSSYVIANIDNQDSTITGTVRDDSDPPAPIPGVSIQLKGANRATVTNENGTFSLPAKVGDVLVFTSVGYVTREFTVGDQSPVSITLNQDLNTLEEVVLTGYSTQARKDITGAVAIVDVKELTKVQAPNVAQQLQGRAAGVTVTSNNSPGGEATVRVRGFGTINNNDPLYIIDGVPTKGGLNSINPNNIESMQVLKDASSTSIYGSRAANGVVIITTKKGTSGESRISFDSRVGVQTGKVNLGLIRNPQQFGDLLWTQLRNAGVLSNGNPSHPQFGNGPNAVVPDYILAGSNYGLFEGDPSVDPSRYSYDADNFYQIVRANKEGTDWHNEILRPALVQEYNLGATGGSDNGRYAVSLNYLNQDGVLDYTAFNRYSLRANTEFNVKKVVRFGENLELSYTENKGYYFNNGTASTANNQDGNPIGNGYRIPSIIPVYDIMGNFAATRAAGLGPATNPVAQLYRGRNNQANTLRAFGNVFAEADVFDGLTARTSLGFDYTNVNRVNYVLMDLEEAEIEAANSMTKANINDINLTWTNTLNYTKTFNEIHNVNVLAGTEAIKAFGEDFSGFRNTFFSEDPDYMFLNSGTANINNSGAGYEWALFSIFGKINYSLKDRYLLEATIRRDGSSRFGANNRYGTFPAFSGGWRVSEESFLSEVSWLDNLLIRAGWGQTGNQEIGNYNGFNTYRSTLNESSYAIDGSNNAVIPGFDSGAFGNPDAKWETTTQTNVGLDMTILQGRIGFNLDLYNRTTSDMLYQLTLPGTQGVATVPFVNVGEMNNKGFDFAVNYQDNTSGGFSYGISANISAYRNKVVRLSDEESTVLMGPDIRSYIWTRSTVDRPLYSFYGHVIDGFYQNEEDLANGPEYPGYAAVGKYKYRDLDGDGVITDNDRTFIGNPHPDFTYGLNINLGYKNFDLSAFFQGVQGADVLNMVKRWVDFNNQAGNRSLRMLNESWTPDNPNAVLPILDANDSRSQQPSSYFVEDGSYFRLKNLTLGYTFPESTLSKIGLERVRIYIQGQNLFTFTNYTGIDPEITSVGSTPGSTTLGVDQGNYPLSKMYQFGINVGF; encoded by the coding sequence ATGAAAAAAAAACAAATCCATCTAAAAACTTCTATAGGAATATTAGTAGCATTGTTGGTATTCCTTTACTGTCCAATTTTGGCTAAGGGTATTACAGTCAATAACCTGAACAGTAGCTACGTTATTGCAAACATAGATAATCAGGATTCAACGATTACCGGTACCGTAAGGGACGATAGTGATCCTCCTGCTCCTATACCGGGTGTGAGTATACAACTAAAAGGAGCTAATCGTGCCACGGTAACCAATGAAAATGGAACGTTCAGCCTTCCTGCGAAGGTTGGCGATGTACTCGTATTTACGTCTGTGGGTTATGTGACAAGGGAGTTTACGGTAGGTGATCAATCTCCTGTCTCGATCACACTTAACCAAGATTTAAATACCTTGGAAGAAGTGGTATTAACCGGCTATTCTACGCAAGCTAGAAAAGATATTACCGGTGCGGTAGCGATCGTTGACGTCAAAGAGTTAACGAAAGTGCAAGCCCCGAACGTAGCCCAGCAATTACAGGGCAGAGCTGCCGGGGTTACCGTGACATCCAACAACAGCCCGGGAGGTGAAGCGACGGTGAGGGTTCGAGGTTTCGGTACCATTAACAATAATGATCCCTTGTATATTATCGATGGTGTACCTACAAAAGGGGGCTTGAATAGCATCAACCCAAATAATATTGAGTCTATGCAGGTACTTAAAGATGCATCTTCTACGTCCATTTATGGTTCTAGAGCTGCAAATGGAGTGGTAATTATTACAACGAAAAAGGGAACCTCCGGTGAGTCACGCATAAGCTTTGATTCACGTGTAGGGGTGCAAACAGGAAAGGTCAATTTGGGGCTTATCAGAAATCCGCAGCAATTCGGCGACCTACTCTGGACGCAGTTGCGTAATGCCGGGGTTTTGTCGAACGGAAATCCTTCGCATCCGCAGTTTGGTAACGGGCCGAATGCTGTGGTACCTGATTATATTTTAGCTGGATCTAACTATGGATTGTTTGAAGGAGATCCTAGCGTCGACCCTTCGCGGTACAGCTATGACGCCGATAACTTCTATCAGATTGTCCGAGCAAATAAGGAGGGTACCGATTGGCATAATGAAATCCTGCGGCCTGCACTTGTACAGGAATATAACCTTGGGGCAACCGGTGGTTCTGACAACGGGCGTTACGCGGTATCTCTGAATTACCTCAATCAAGATGGAGTATTGGATTATACGGCCTTTAATCGCTATTCGCTTCGTGCCAACACCGAATTTAATGTGAAGAAAGTTGTTCGGTTCGGAGAAAACTTAGAATTAAGTTATACCGAAAATAAAGGGTATTATTTTAATAACGGTACGGCAAGCACAGCTAATAATCAGGATGGAAACCCCATAGGGAATGGTTATCGAATCCCCTCTATCATACCTGTTTACGATATTATGGGGAATTTTGCAGCAACCAGAGCGGCAGGACTTGGACCGGCAACAAACCCGGTCGCCCAATTATATCGGGGCAGGAATAATCAGGCAAATACGTTACGTGCTTTCGGAAATGTATTTGCAGAAGCCGATGTATTCGATGGGTTAACTGCAAGGACAAGTTTAGGATTCGACTATACCAATGTCAATAGAGTCAATTATGTGCTGATGGATTTGGAAGAAGCTGAAATCGAAGCGGCTAACTCCATGACGAAGGCTAATATCAATGATATTAACCTAACCTGGACAAATACCTTAAATTATACCAAAACATTCAACGAAATCCATAACGTAAATGTGCTGGCAGGTACGGAAGCAATAAAGGCCTTCGGTGAAGACTTTTCCGGCTTTCGCAACACTTTCTTCTCTGAAGACCCCGATTATATGTTTTTGAATTCCGGTACTGCAAATATTAATAATAGCGGTGCAGGTTATGAATGGGCTTTGTTCTCCATTTTTGGAAAAATAAATTATTCGTTGAAGGATCGTTATCTGCTTGAGGCAACTATACGTCGCGATGGTTCGAGTAGGTTTGGTGCCAATAATCGCTACGGTACTTTCCCGGCTTTCAGTGGTGGTTGGCGTGTGTCTGAAGAGAGTTTTCTTTCTGAAGTGAGTTGGTTGGACAATTTATTGATCAGGGCCGGTTGGGGCCAAACAGGTAACCAGGAGATCGGTAACTACAATGGTTTCAACACGTACCGTTCAACACTAAATGAGTCGTCATATGCAATAGATGGCTCAAATAATGCGGTTATACCAGGCTTTGATTCTGGAGCTTTCGGAAATCCCGATGCAAAATGGGAAACTACCACGCAAACAAATGTCGGTTTGGATATGACAATTTTGCAAGGCCGAATTGGCTTTAATCTGGATTTGTATAATCGTACAACGTCTGACATGCTCTATCAGTTGACGCTGCCCGGAACGCAAGGCGTGGCAACGGTACCATTTGTTAATGTGGGCGAGATGAACAATAAAGGATTTGATTTTGCCGTAAACTATCAGGACAATACCAGTGGTGGGTTTTCTTATGGTATCAGTGCCAATATTTCTGCCTATCGTAATAAAGTGGTACGTCTGAGTGATGAAGAGTCTACCGTATTAATGGGGCCAGACATCCGCAGTTATATTTGGACGCGATCTACCGTCGATAGGCCTTTATATTCTTTCTATGGACACGTAATAGATGGCTTTTATCAAAATGAAGAAGACCTGGCTAACGGACCTGAATACCCGGGCTATGCGGCCGTAGGTAAATATAAATACCGAGATTTAGATGGTGATGGCGTGATTACCGATAATGACCGAACTTTTATTGGTAACCCCCATCCCGATTTTACCTATGGGCTTAACATTAATTTGGGTTATAAGAATTTCGATTTATCTGCATTTTTCCAGGGTGTGCAGGGAGCTGATGTACTTAATATGGTAAAACGCTGGGTAGACTTTAACAACCAGGCGGGGAATAGAAGTTTGCGTATGTTAAACGAGTCGTGGACTCCGGATAATCCAAATGCGGTACTACCTATCTTAGATGCTAATGACAGTCGTAGCCAGCAACCTTCTTCGTATTTTGTAGAGGATGGTTCTTATTTCCGTTTGAAAAATCTAACGCTTGGATATACGTTTCCTGAAAGCACCTTATCAAAAATTGGCTTAGAACGTGTACGCATTTATATCCAAGGTCAGAACCTGTTTACCTTTACGAACTATACCGGGATCGATCCGGAAATCACTTCAGTGGGATCCACTCCGGGTTCGACAACACTCGGTGTTGATCAGGGAAACTATCCGCTCTCGAAGATGTACCAATTTGGAATTAATGTTGGGTTTTAA
- a CDS encoding RagB/SusD family nutrient uptake outer membrane protein: protein MKMLMIKQYGFYMAILLLFIHIAGCKDYLDRDPIDAIPNEQYWQNTEQLEMAMTAIFSRVKAKNTVDMENMGENTMWPSTHEYKDIGSGVFPITQPTVNNEWRNMYRDIREANTFLINYQNAEETTPGANELLAAEVRVLRALAYSFVISFWGDVPLILEPLELGDEALYGERTPRAEVVDFVLADLDTAAAVLAPEIPTGDRLGRINKGAALALKARIALAEGRYEVAEEAAKAVMDLGVYRLYSNGDPETSYWELFTNTGKLANGRNQETILARLHLIDIIMHNLSREIQVPDQSARFVPTRALVDSYLCSDGLPIDRSPLYRDSTYESVFQNRDPRMTQTVLVPGDAWGGRYDGRPIDENDDPDIFMRPKFNQDGRGCMTTTGYYYKKYVTPSAVGLVGRDDNDIHLIRYAEVLLTYAEARFEQGKLTQEDLDMSINLLRDRVGMVHMDLGFLAANGMDIREEIHRERRIELALEGQRYFDVRRWKEGERLANPIEGVKAEWFPELASGSFRIGPDGYLQAQWNRRFDDPKNYLWPVPQPQLERNPNLGQNPGW, encoded by the coding sequence ATGAAGATGTTAATGATCAAACAGTATGGTTTTTATATGGCGATATTGCTGCTTTTTATCCATATCGCAGGATGTAAAGATTATCTTGACCGTGATCCTATTGATGCCATACCTAACGAGCAGTATTGGCAGAATACCGAACAATTGGAGATGGCTATGACTGCTATTTTTTCAAGGGTAAAAGCAAAAAATACGGTTGATATGGAAAATATGGGAGAGAACACCATGTGGCCAAGTACCCATGAATATAAAGATATTGGCTCAGGCGTATTTCCGATCACACAACCCACTGTGAATAACGAATGGCGAAATATGTATCGGGATATCCGCGAAGCGAATACTTTTTTGATAAATTATCAAAATGCGGAAGAAACAACGCCGGGCGCCAATGAGTTGTTAGCGGCAGAGGTGCGTGTATTACGGGCTTTGGCTTATAGCTTTGTGATCTCCTTCTGGGGCGATGTACCCTTAATATTGGAACCCTTGGAATTGGGCGATGAAGCCTTGTACGGAGAAAGAACGCCCCGTGCAGAAGTAGTGGATTTTGTATTGGCAGACTTAGACACGGCTGCGGCTGTATTAGCTCCGGAAATTCCAACAGGAGATCGATTGGGGAGGATAAATAAAGGCGCAGCTTTGGCCCTAAAAGCACGGATTGCTTTGGCCGAGGGGCGCTATGAGGTGGCTGAGGAAGCGGCAAAAGCCGTAATGGACCTGGGCGTATATCGTTTATATAGCAATGGCGATCCGGAGACTTCATATTGGGAACTGTTTACCAATACAGGCAAATTAGCTAATGGTCGTAATCAAGAGACAATCCTGGCACGCTTGCACTTAATAGATATTATTATGCATAATTTAAGCCGGGAAATTCAGGTGCCCGATCAGTCGGCTCGTTTTGTTCCTACGCGCGCGCTCGTTGATTCTTATTTATGTTCGGATGGGTTACCGATTGATAGATCGCCGCTTTACCGGGATAGCACGTATGAAAGTGTTTTTCAGAACCGCGATCCACGGATGACGCAAACGGTTTTAGTTCCGGGTGATGCCTGGGGTGGCCGCTATGACGGCAGGCCTATCGATGAAAATGATGATCCGGATATATTTATGCGGCCAAAATTTAATCAGGACGGACGCGGCTGTATGACGACGACGGGTTATTACTATAAAAAGTATGTAACACCTTCGGCAGTAGGACTTGTCGGCAGAGATGATAACGACATCCATCTGATACGTTATGCAGAAGTATTGCTGACCTATGCAGAGGCCCGTTTTGAACAGGGAAAACTTACACAGGAGGATCTGGACATGTCCATCAATCTCCTACGTGATCGGGTAGGCATGGTGCACATGGACCTAGGCTTTCTTGCAGCTAACGGTATGGATATTAGGGAAGAGATCCACCGGGAACGACGGATTGAACTAGCATTGGAAGGGCAGCGTTATTTTGATGTGAGAAGATGGAAAGAAGGCGAGCGCTTGGCCAATCCAATTGAAGGCGTAAAAGCCGAATGGTTTCCGGAGTTGGCGAGCGGCTCTTTTCGCATCGGCCCAGACGGTTATCTGCAGGCGCAATGGAATAGGCGTTTTGATGACCCTAAGAATTATTTATGGCCTGTGCCACAGCCACAGTTAGAACGAAATCCTAATCTGGGCCAAAACCCTGGATGGTAA